One window of the Vigna radiata var. radiata cultivar VC1973A chromosome 1, Vradiata_ver6, whole genome shotgun sequence genome contains the following:
- the LOC106764366 gene encoding plasma membrane ATPase-like — protein sequence MGGLEDIKNEAVDLERIPLDEVFRELNCTKEGLTNEEGDKRLQVFGPNKLEEKEESKLLKFLGFMWNPLSWVMEAAAIMAIALANGGGEPPDWQDFVGIVVLLFINSTISFIEENNAGNAAAALMAGLAPKAKVLRDGRWSEVEASILVPGDIISIKLGDIIPADARLLEGDSLKIDQSALTGESLPVTRNPGDEVFSGSTVKQGEIEAVVIATGVHTFFGKAAHLVDSTNQVGHFQKVLTAIGNFCICSIAVGMIIEIVVMYPIQHRKYRSGINNLLVLLIGGIPIAMPTVLSVTMAIGSHRLSEQGAITKRMTAIEEMAGMDVLCSDKTGTLTLNKLTVDKSLIEVFSKDADKDTVILLGARASRVENQDAIDTCIVGMLGDPKEARDGITEVHFLPFNPVDKRTAITYIDSEGKWYRVSKGAPEQIIELCNLREEVKKKALSIIGKFADRGLRSLAVAKQEVPEKTKESAGGPWQFVGLLPLFDPPRHDSAETIRRALHLGVNVKMITGDQLAIGKETGRRLGMGSNMYPSSSLLGQHKDESIAALPIDELIEKADGFAGVFPEHKYEIVKRLQERKHICGMTGDGVNDAPALKRADIGIAVADATDAARSASDIVLTEPGLSVIVSAVLTSRAIFQRMKNYTIYAVSITIRVVLGFMLLALIWKFDFSPFMVLIIAILNDGTIMTISKDRVKPSPVPDSWKLREIFITGVVLGAYLAIMTVVFFWAAYASNFFSDKFGVRSIRESHGELTAAVYLQVSIVSQALIFVTRSRSWSYVERPGLLLVVAFLIAQLIATLIAVYANWGFAKINGIGWGWAGVIWLYSIIFYIPMDILKFIIRYGLTGKAWNNITESRVAFNSKNDYGKGEREAQWAVAQRTLHGLNPPQTVHEILNEKNDYRELSELAEQAKKRAEVSRLREVHTLKGHVESVVKLKGIDIDTIQQNYTL from the coding sequence ATGGGAGGTCTCGAAGATATCAAGAACGAGGCAGTGGATCTGGAGCGGATTCCTTTGGATGAAGTGTTCCGCGAACTGAATTGTACGAAGGAAGGTCTGACGAATGAGGAAGGCGACAAGAGGTTGCAGGTTTTTGGACCAAACAAGttggaagaaaaggaagaaagcaaGCTCCTTAAATTCTTGGGTTTTATGTGGAACCCTTTGTCATGGGTGATGGAAGCCGCAGCCATCATGGCCATTGCATTGGCAAATGGAGGGGGTGAGCCCCCAGACTGGCAAGACTTTGTTGGAATCGTGGTGTTGCTCTTTATCAACTCAACCATCAGTTTCATTGAAGAAAACAACGCCGGCAATGCTGCGGCGGCACTCATGGCAGGCCTTGCTCCGAAAGCGAAGGTTTTGAGAGATGGAAGGTGGTCTGAAGTGGAAGCTAGCATACTGGTACCGGGAGATATAATCAGCATCAAACTGGGTGACATCATTCCAGCTGATGCTCGTCTCTTGGAAGGAGATTCCCTCAAGATTGATCAGTCTGCACTCACGGGTGAGTCGTTACCTGTTACTAGGAACCCCGGCGATGAAGTCTTCTCTGGCTCCACCGTGAAGCAAGGAGAGATTGAAGCAGTTGTAATCGCTACTGGGGTTCATACCTTCTTCGGTAAGGCTGCTCACCTAGTCGACAGCACTAACCAAGTCGGGCATTTCCAAAAGGTGTTGACGGCCATTGGAAATTTCTGCATTTGCTCAATTGCTGTGGGGATGATCATTGAAATTGTGGTGATGTATCCAATTCAGCACCGCAAGTACAGGAGCGGAATCAACAACCTCTTGGTCCTTCTGATTGGAGGGATTCCCATTGCCATGCCTACAGTGTTGTCAGTAACAATGGCAATTGGTTCCCACAGGCTCTCTGAGCAAGGTGCTATCACCAAGAGGATGACAGCCATTGAGGAGATGGCTGGGATGGATGTTCTGTGCAGTGACAAGACTGGCACTCTAACACTTAACAAGCTTACAGTGGACAAGTCTTTGATTGAGGTTTTCTCAAAAGATGCTGACAAGGATACAGTAATTTTGCTTGGGGCTAGGGCCTCCAGAGTTGAAAACCAGGATGCTATTGATACTTGCATAGTTGGAATGTTGGGTGATCCAAAAGAGGCTAGAGATGGCATTACAGAGGTTCATTTTCTGCCATTTAACCCAGTGGACAAGCGCACAGCCATAACATACATAGACAGTGAAGGTAAGTGGTACAGAGTAAGCAAAGGTGCACCGGAACAGATTATCGAGCTCTGCAACCTTCGGGAAGAGGTGAAGAAGAAGGCTTTATCCATCATTGGTAAATTTGCTGATCGCGGTCTTCGTTCGCTTGCTGTGGCGAAACAAGAGGTGCCAGAAAAGACAAAGGAGAGTGCTGGAGGACCATGGCAGTTCGTGGGTCTGTTGCCACTCTTTGACCCACCAAGGCATGACAGTGCTGAGACTATACGGCGCGCTCTCCATCTAGGAGTTAACGTTAAGATGATTACAGGTGATCAGCTAGCCATCGGCAAGGAAACTGGTCGCAGACTTGGCATGGGAAGCAACATGTATCCTTCTTCATCCCTCCTCGGTCAGCATAAGGATGAGTCCATTGCTGCACTTCCCATTGATGAACTTATTGAGAAAGCTGATGGCTTTGCCGGTGTCTTCCCTGAGCACAAGTACGAGATAGTAAAGAGACTCCAGGAAAGGAAACACATTTGTGGGATGACAGGAGATGGTGTGAACGATGCTCCTGCACTCAAAAGAGCAGATATTGGAATCGCTGTTGCCGATGCAACTGACGCAGCTCGAAGTGCATCCGACATAGTTCTCACCGAGCCTGGCTTGAGTGTGATCGTGAGTGCTGTGTTGACAAGCAGAGCCATCTTCCAAAGGATGAAGAATTACACCATATATGCTGTTTCTATTACCATCCGAGTGGTGTTAGGGTTTATGCTGCTTGCTCTGATATGGAAGTTTGACTTCTCACCCTTCATGGTTTTGATCATTGCCATTCTGAATGATGGTACCATCATGACCATTTCCAAAGACAGAGTGAAGCCATCTCCAGTGCCAGATTCCTGGAAGTTAAGAGAGATTTTCATCACCGGCGTTGTTCTAGGCGCCTACCTAGCTATCATGACTGTTGTCTTCTTCTGGGCTGCTTATGCATCTAACTTTTTCTCAGACAAATTCGGAGTGAGATCCATCAGGGAAAGCCACGGCGAGCTCACGGCAGCTGTTTATCTTCAAGTGAGCATTGTAAGTCAAGCACTGATTTTTGTGACACGCTCAAGGAGCTGGTCTTACGTTGAACGCCCTGGTCTACTTCTTGTCGTTGCTTTTCTTATAGCACAGCTCATTGCCACACTCATAGCTGTGTATGCAAACTGGGGATTTGCAAAGATTAATGGCATTGGATGGGGTTGGGCTGGTGTGATTTGGCTCTACAGCATAATTTTCTACATTCCCATGGATATTCTGAAGTTCATCATCCGATATGGATTAACTGGAAAGGCTTGGAACAATATCACTGAGAGTAGGGTTGCTTTCAACTCAAAGAACGATTATGGAAAGGGAGAAAGAGAAGCACAGTGGGCTGTAGCTCAACGAACATTGCATGGGTTGAATCCACCTCAAACTGTTCATGAgattttgaatgagaaaaacGACTACAGGGAGCTGTCTGAACTTGCAGAACAGGCCAAGAAGCGTGCAGAAGTTTCCAGGCTAAGGGAGGTTCATACTCTAAAGGGTCATGTTGAGTCTGTCGTGAAGCTCAAAGGAATTGACATTGATACAATCCAGCAGAACTACACGCTTTGA